A single window of Balaenoptera acutorostrata chromosome X, mBalAcu1.1, whole genome shotgun sequence DNA harbors:
- the LOC103005106 gene encoding NHS-like protein 2 isoform X2, translating to MERAEAITLFWSRGAAANSGRENATATAHSRSSWRQPVNVFLSSGRPPSVEELLREAQLNLQSLLQEEYEEQYSEARLLGQTFRSADEAPEPTPSPRPQSARRLEFVLMPTKRQLSEDETTMQGVRAPEASLNLPTTADKQAAWNSPFPLPVLEEKRWLQPCPTHSDIVPINVSGQQFDKHASLRHSLFNTETAVNPKSTLRRRRTIIGFSNYSQRDQGHSNSPTGSVARSTTSDIKPSHSVPGGVHGRVAIGQEAQLSNLTSPVLRNPSSDPEEPLQARGGTKVPGMESMGMVYSVPSSCNGPTESTFSPSWKGDAFTYVTPSATAQSSQDNENGKSPSSGNSWISLHTLPPLVPKEAATFFVTRDTPAGCSGSAGYSEHSTQRRHVSERPSKIGLLTGDTSRLETGPGGASRFRERSLSVPTDTGTTDVDYDEEQKASEACALPYASTSSEGSNSADNIASLSAQQEAQQRRQRSKSISLKKAKKKPSPPTRSVSLVKDEPVLLPEGGSALPKDQRPRSLCLSLEHQGHHSSHPDTQGHPAVPTFKDPEGTQFAHHWYLTDWKSGDTYQSLSSSSTATGTTVIECTQVQGSSESLASPSTSRATTPSQLSIEVEAREVSSPGRPTGLMSPSSGYSSQSETPTPTVSMSLTLGHLPPPSSSVRVRPVVPERKSSLPPTSPVEKMSKSRLSFDLPLTSSTNLDLSGMSISIRNKTKVSRHHSDTNFGAKLAQKTSPNQPIMPMVTQSDLRSVRLRSVSKSEPEDDIESPDYAEESGAEVFTLPERKAKPPIAEKPPLARRPPSLVHKPPSVPEEYPLTSPTLAMTPKTSIQHMRPLPQDIYTVVRKPKSSSFPEGRTLGESTAPSSLVFTPFSSSSGAFFSGTQQPPQGSTEDEGPKGRALPERISLQSQEEAEKKKGKIPPPVPKKPSVLYLPLTSPTTQMEAYTAEPRLPLSPIITLEEDAKCLPTSDHLPSTGTRTTSTPQADSEREASPLG from the exons CTGCAGCTAACTCGGGTCGGGAAAATGCGACAGCGACTGCCCACTCGAGGTCGTCATGGCGACAGCCAGTGAACGTGTTCCTCTCCTCGGGCAGGCCCCCGAGTGTAGAGGAGCTGCTTCGCGAGGCGCAGCTCAATCTCCAGAGCCTGTTGCAAG AAGAATATGAGGAACAGTACTCGGAGGCCAGACTTCTGGGGCAGACCTTCCGCTCTGCTGATGAAGCCCCTGAGCCCACTCCCAGCCCAAGGCCCCAGTCTGCCAGGCGTCTGGAGTTTGTACTGATG CCCACAAAACGGCAGCTGAGCGAGGATGAGACTACCATGCAAGGTGTGAGGGCCCCTGAGGCCTCCCTGAATCTGCCTACCACAGCCGACAAGCAAGCTGCCTGGAAtagccccttccctctgcccgTCCTAGAGGAGAAGCGATGGCTTCAGCCTTGTCCCACGCACTCTGACATCGTGCCCATCAATGTCTCCG GGCAGCAGTTTGATAAACATGCAAGTTTGCGACACTCGTTGTTTAACACAGAGACAGCCGTGAACCCCAAGTCCACCCTGAGGCGGAGGCGGACCATTATTGGATTCTCTAACTATTCCCAGCGAGACCAAG GTCACAGCAACAGCCCCACAGGCAGTGTGGCCCGCTCTACCACCTCAGACATCAAGCCCAGCCATTCAGTTCCAGGAGGTGTTCATGGAAGAGTTGCCATTGGTCAGGAAGCTCAGTTATCAAATCTCACCTCGCCAGTACTGAGAAATCCTTCTAGTGATCCAGAAGAACCTCTCCAGGCACGTGGTGGCACAAAAGTCCCTGGCATGGAGAGCATGGGGATGGTGTACAGCGTCCCCAGTTCTTGCAATGGACCAACAGAATCAACGTTCTCCCCTTCCTGGAAGGGAGATGCTTTTACCTATGTGACTCCAAGTGCCACTGCTCAGAGCAGTCAAgacaatgaaaatggaaaaagtcCTTCCTCTGGGAATTCTTGGATCTCTCTGCACACATTGCCACCTCTGGTTCCTAAGGAGGCTGCCACCTTCTTTGTCACTCGTGATACCCCAGCAGGATGCAGTGGGTCCGCTGGCTACTCTGAGCATTCTACTCAACGAAGGCACGTATCAGAACGACCCTCCAAGATTGGCCTCCTGACTGGTGATACCTCAAGGCTGGAGACAGGCCCAGGTGGGGCCAGCAGGTTCCGGGAGCGGTCACTGTCTGTACCCACAGACACAGGCACCACGGATGTGGACTACGACGAGGAGCAGAAGGCCAGTGAAGCCTGTGCCCTGCCTTATGCCAGTACAAGTTCTGAGGGCAGTAACAGTGCCGACAACATTGCCTCCCTTAGCGCCCAACAGGAGGCCCAGCAAAGAAGGCAGAGGTCCAAGAGCATCTCACTCAAGAAGGCCAAGAAGAAGCCTTCCCCTCCGACTCGCAGTGTCTCGCTGGTCAAAGATGAACCAGTCCTCTTGCCAGAAGGTGGGTCAGCGCTACCCAAGGACCAGAGGCCCAGGAGCCTTTGCCTCTCCTTGGAACACCAAGGACATCACTCATCCCACCCAGATACTCAGGGTCACCCAGCTGTGCCAACCTTCAAAGACCCAGAAGGTACACAATTCGCCCACCACTGGTATCTTACTGACTGGAAGTCTGGTGACACCTACCAGTCCTTGTCCAGCTCCAGCACTGCCACTGGCACCACAGTCATCGAGTGCACCCAAGTTCAGGGCAGCTCAGAGTCTCTCGCCTCCCCTTCCACCTCCAGAGCCACAACGCCTTCCCAGCTTTCCATCGAGGTGGAGGCCAGGGAGGTATCCTCCCCAGGAAGGCCCACTGGGCTGATGTCACCCTCCAGTGGATACTCCAGCCAGTCAGAGACACCAACACCCACTGTCTCCATGTCCTTGACCCTGGGCCACTTGCCCCCTCCAAGCAGCAGTGTCCGGGTGCGTCCAGTGGTACCTGAGAGGAAGTCATCACTACCCCCAACATCACCAGTGGAGAAAATGTCCAAGTCACGGCTATCGTTTGACCTACCGTTGACCTCTTCAACCAACCTGGATCTGTCTGGGATGAGTATCTCCATCCGAAACAAAACCAAGGTGAGCCGGCATCACTCGGATACAAATTTTGGGGCCAAGCTGGCCCAGAAAACTAGCCCCAACCAGCCAATCATGCCCATGGTTACTCAGTCTGACTTACGTTCTGTTCGCCTGAGGTCAGTCAGCAAGTCTGAACCGGAAGATGACATTGAGAGCCCTGACTATGCTGAGGAGTCAGGAGCCGAAGTCTTCACCTTGCCAGAGAGAAAGGCAAAACCTCCCATAGCCGAGAAGCCCCCACTGGCCCGAAGGCCTCCAAGCTTGGTCCACAAGCCACCGTCTGTCCCCGAGGAGTACCCACTAACTTCGCCTACCTTGGCTATGACCCCCAAGACCTCAATTCAACATATGAGGCCACTCCCTCAAGATATATACACGGTGGTGCGGAAACCAAAGTCCTCCAGCTTCCCTGAGGGCAGAACCCTGGGGGAGTCAACAGCACCCTCATCTCTTGTTTTCACGCCTTTTTCCAGTTCCTCTGGTGCTTTCTTCTCAGGAACACAGCAACCTCCCCAGGGAAGTACGGAGGATGAGGGCCCCAAGGGGAGAGCCCTACCTGAAAGAATTAGCCTCCAGAGCCAAGAAGaagctgagaaaaagaaaggcaagatTCCACCTCCTGTACCAAAAAAGCCCAGCGTGCTGTACCTGCCTCTCACCTCACCTACAACTCAAATGGAGGCCTACACGGCTGAACCAAGGCTGCCTCTCAGCCCCATCATCACCCTGGAGGAAGATGCCAAGTGTCTCCCAACCAGCGACCACCTGCCATCGACTGGTACAAGGACAACCTCCACGCCACAGGCTGACAGTGAAAGGGAGGCAAGCCCTCTGGGTTAG
- the RTL5 gene encoding retrotransposon Gag-like protein 5: MSEAAGNLNSLRMANVALREELNALRGENANLGLQLGRALAEVNSLRGNVSSYMRWPVPVVPVLSEENFEFPLSEIDAVPEGELPFLCWPPPRAEPEYAPDELLISVIQDCGTSGGPVDPPPLPSPPPPALPPPSAKELPPQPPLPPLERPEIEPFSGDPVYLAEFLMQLETFIADHEDHFPGGAERVSFLISFFAGEAKDWAVSVTQEGSPLHANFPRFLDEIRKEFCGPIPPSVAKKAIRKLKQGDCTLGSYADAFQFLAQFLSWDDCRLQNQFLKGLSEFFRKELLWSTEMADLDELILECVEIERKVRVPKPIPLPGVRNIFFPFAADRNLEGEEGEECHSGDADEEACRRRLQDKDQRRRVRAIQQETRGEEGEKRGKWEEEMRKKELKQKGEEDEEEEEEEEEEEEEEEAEEEEEEGMRKKRKKEEEDQNKDEKDDEQEGGRQEPEQELEQEPEQEQETEDETQDDDLDELMEVEPTYANASSQTSGYYHENFLDVSPPIIQPSRRRNQNRVPLLEGLPGTNSPFYSSPPLIRRAGRLGQRQIRRRPPVLFRLTPRQGGHRAARGRIRV; the protein is encoded by the coding sequence ATGTCCGAGGCGGCCGGGAATCTCAATAGCCTCCGCATGGCGAACGTGGCCCTGCGAGAAGAATTAAATGCCCTTCGCGGGGAGAATGCCAATCTGGGCCTTCAGCTCGGCAGAGCCCTAGCCGAGGTCAATTCCTTGCGGGGCAATGTCTCGAGCTACATGCGCTGGCCGGTGCCCGTGGTGCCCGTCCTTTCCGAGGAGAACTTTGAGTTCCCGCTCAGTGAGATCGACGCCGTTCCTGAGGGAGAACTGCCCTTCCTGTGCTGGCCACCCCCGCGCGCCGAGCCCGAGTACGCCCCAGACGAACTGTTGATTAGCGTGATCCAGGATTGCGGCACCTCCGGCGGGCCCGTCGACCCACCCCCGCTGCCCAGCCCGCCCCCGCCGGCGCTGCCCCCGCCCTCGGCCAAGGAGCTGCCCCCGCAGCCTCCTCTGCCGCCGCTGGAGCGGCCCGAGATAGAACCCTTCTCGGGCGACCCAGTCTACCTGGCTGAATTCCTGATGCAGCTAGAGACTTTCATAGCCGACCATGAGGATCATTTCCCCGGGGGCGCTGAGCGGGTGTCCTTTCTGATCTCCTTTTTCGCTGGTGAAGCCAAGGACTGGGCCGTCTCAGTCACCCAGGAAGGAAGCCCCCTGCATGCCAACTTCCCGCGCTTCCTGGATGAAATCCGTAAGGAATTCTGTGGCCCCATCCCCCCAAGCGTGGCAAAAAAAGCCATCCGCAAGCTCAAGCAGGGAGACTGTACCCTGGGCAGCTATGCAGATGCTTTTCAGTTCCTGGCTCAATTCTTGTCTTGGGATGACTGCCGCCTTCAAAACCAATTCCTCAAAGGCCTGTCAGAATTCTTCCGCAAGGAGCTCTTATGGTCAACTGAAATGGCCGACCTGGATGAGCTGATTCTCGAGTGCGTGGAGATAGAAAGAAAAGTGCGTGTCCCCAAGCCAATCCCACTCCCTGGGGTTCGCAATATCTTCTTCCCTTTTGCAGCAGACCGTAATCTCGAAGGTGAAGAGGGAGAAGAGTGCCACAGTGGGGATGCAGATGAAGAGGCATGCAGGCGCAGGCTCCAGGACAAGGACCAGCGGAGGCGCGTGAGAGCTATTCAGCAAGAGAccaggggggaggagggggagaagaggggGAAGTGGGAGGAAGAGATGAGGAAGAAGGAGCTGAAACAAAAAggggaggaggacgaggaggaggaagaagaagaggaggaggaagaagaggaggaggaagcagaggaggaagaggaggaggggatgaggaagaagaggaagaaggaggaggaagatcaGAATAAGGATGAGAAAGACGATGAACAGGAGGGTGGCCGCCAGGAACCGGAGCAGGAGCTCGAGCAGGAGCCAGAACAGGAGCAAGAGACAGAGGATGAGACCCAAGATGATGACCTGGATGAGCTGATGGAGGTAGAGCCCACCTACGCCAATGCTTCATCCCAGACTTCTGGCTACTATCATGAAAATTTCCTAGATGTGTCACCTCCCATCATACAGCCCAGCAGACGGAGGAACCAGAATCGAGTCCCACTTCTGGAGGGCCTTCCAGGTACCAATTCACCATTCTACAGTTCGCCGCCACTGATTCGCCGGGCAGGTCGCCTGGGGCAACGCCAAATACGACGCCGTCCCCCGGTGCTATTCCGCCTCACTCCGAGGCAGGGGGGCCACCGGGCTGCGCGGGGCCGCATTCGCGTGTGA
- the LOC103005106 gene encoding NHS-like protein 2 isoform X1, producing the protein MERAEAITLFWSRGAAANSGRENATATAHSRSSWRQPVNVFLSSGRPPSVEELLREAQLNLQSLLQEEYEEQYSEARLLGQTFRSADEAPEPTPSPRPQSARRLEFVLMPTKRQLSEDETTMQGVRAPEASLNLPTTADKQAAWNSPFPLPVLEEKRWLQPCPTHSDIVPINVSGQQFDKHASLRHSLFNTETAVNPKSTLRRRRTIIGFSNYSQRDQGHSNSPTGSVARSTTSDIKPSHSVPGGVHGRVAIGQEAQLSNLTSPVLRNPSSDPEEPLQARGGTKVPGMESMGMVYSVPSSCNGPTESTFSPSWKGDAFTYVTPSATAQSSQDNENGKSPSSGNSWISLHTLPPLVPKEAATFFVTRDTPAGCSGSAGYSEHSTQRRHVSERPSKIGLLTGDTSRLETGPGGASRFRERSLSVPTDTGTTDVDYDEEQKASEACALPYASTSSEGSNSADNIASLSAQQEAQQRRQRSKSISLKKAKKKPSPPTRSVSLVKDEPVLLPEGGSALPKDQRPRSLCLSLEHQGHHSSHPDTQGHPAVPTFKDPEGTQFAHHWYLTDWKSGDTYQSLSSSSTATGTTVIECTQVQGSSESLASPSTSRATTPSQLSIEVEAREVSSPGRPTGLMSPSSGYSSQSETPTPTVSMSLTLGHLPPPSSSVRVRPVVPERKSSLPPTSPVEKMSKSRLSFDLPLTSSTNLDLSGMSISIRNKTKVSRHHSDTNFGAKLAQKTSPNQPIMPMVTQSDLRSVRLRSVSKSEPEDDIESPDYAEESGAEVFTLPERKAKPPIAEKPPLARRPPSLVHKPPSVPEEYPLTSPTLAMTPKTSIQHMRPLPQDIYTVVRKPKSSSFPEGRTLGESTAPSSLVFTPFSSSSGAFFSGTQQPPQGSTEDEGPKGRALPERISLQSQEEAEKKKGKIPPPVPKKPSVLYLPLTSPTTQMEAYTAEPRLPLSPIITLEEDAKCLPTSDHLPSTGTRTTSTPQADSEREASPLGSSMEPSTEEKSVISDKTAEWIAEDDDDVFVASRTTEDLFTVIHRSKRKLLGWKEPGEAFAGGSRPTSHSPIRNTAESPISELAASAGSSGSASLDAGRNDDFKALLQKKGSKATPRSRPSAAELLKTTNPLARRIIAQFSKDYETPDNPST; encoded by the exons CTGCAGCTAACTCGGGTCGGGAAAATGCGACAGCGACTGCCCACTCGAGGTCGTCATGGCGACAGCCAGTGAACGTGTTCCTCTCCTCGGGCAGGCCCCCGAGTGTAGAGGAGCTGCTTCGCGAGGCGCAGCTCAATCTCCAGAGCCTGTTGCAAG AAGAATATGAGGAACAGTACTCGGAGGCCAGACTTCTGGGGCAGACCTTCCGCTCTGCTGATGAAGCCCCTGAGCCCACTCCCAGCCCAAGGCCCCAGTCTGCCAGGCGTCTGGAGTTTGTACTGATG CCCACAAAACGGCAGCTGAGCGAGGATGAGACTACCATGCAAGGTGTGAGGGCCCCTGAGGCCTCCCTGAATCTGCCTACCACAGCCGACAAGCAAGCTGCCTGGAAtagccccttccctctgcccgTCCTAGAGGAGAAGCGATGGCTTCAGCCTTGTCCCACGCACTCTGACATCGTGCCCATCAATGTCTCCG GGCAGCAGTTTGATAAACATGCAAGTTTGCGACACTCGTTGTTTAACACAGAGACAGCCGTGAACCCCAAGTCCACCCTGAGGCGGAGGCGGACCATTATTGGATTCTCTAACTATTCCCAGCGAGACCAAG GTCACAGCAACAGCCCCACAGGCAGTGTGGCCCGCTCTACCACCTCAGACATCAAGCCCAGCCATTCAGTTCCAGGAGGTGTTCATGGAAGAGTTGCCATTGGTCAGGAAGCTCAGTTATCAAATCTCACCTCGCCAGTACTGAGAAATCCTTCTAGTGATCCAGAAGAACCTCTCCAGGCACGTGGTGGCACAAAAGTCCCTGGCATGGAGAGCATGGGGATGGTGTACAGCGTCCCCAGTTCTTGCAATGGACCAACAGAATCAACGTTCTCCCCTTCCTGGAAGGGAGATGCTTTTACCTATGTGACTCCAAGTGCCACTGCTCAGAGCAGTCAAgacaatgaaaatggaaaaagtcCTTCCTCTGGGAATTCTTGGATCTCTCTGCACACATTGCCACCTCTGGTTCCTAAGGAGGCTGCCACCTTCTTTGTCACTCGTGATACCCCAGCAGGATGCAGTGGGTCCGCTGGCTACTCTGAGCATTCTACTCAACGAAGGCACGTATCAGAACGACCCTCCAAGATTGGCCTCCTGACTGGTGATACCTCAAGGCTGGAGACAGGCCCAGGTGGGGCCAGCAGGTTCCGGGAGCGGTCACTGTCTGTACCCACAGACACAGGCACCACGGATGTGGACTACGACGAGGAGCAGAAGGCCAGTGAAGCCTGTGCCCTGCCTTATGCCAGTACAAGTTCTGAGGGCAGTAACAGTGCCGACAACATTGCCTCCCTTAGCGCCCAACAGGAGGCCCAGCAAAGAAGGCAGAGGTCCAAGAGCATCTCACTCAAGAAGGCCAAGAAGAAGCCTTCCCCTCCGACTCGCAGTGTCTCGCTGGTCAAAGATGAACCAGTCCTCTTGCCAGAAGGTGGGTCAGCGCTACCCAAGGACCAGAGGCCCAGGAGCCTTTGCCTCTCCTTGGAACACCAAGGACATCACTCATCCCACCCAGATACTCAGGGTCACCCAGCTGTGCCAACCTTCAAAGACCCAGAAGGTACACAATTCGCCCACCACTGGTATCTTACTGACTGGAAGTCTGGTGACACCTACCAGTCCTTGTCCAGCTCCAGCACTGCCACTGGCACCACAGTCATCGAGTGCACCCAAGTTCAGGGCAGCTCAGAGTCTCTCGCCTCCCCTTCCACCTCCAGAGCCACAACGCCTTCCCAGCTTTCCATCGAGGTGGAGGCCAGGGAGGTATCCTCCCCAGGAAGGCCCACTGGGCTGATGTCACCCTCCAGTGGATACTCCAGCCAGTCAGAGACACCAACACCCACTGTCTCCATGTCCTTGACCCTGGGCCACTTGCCCCCTCCAAGCAGCAGTGTCCGGGTGCGTCCAGTGGTACCTGAGAGGAAGTCATCACTACCCCCAACATCACCAGTGGAGAAAATGTCCAAGTCACGGCTATCGTTTGACCTACCGTTGACCTCTTCAACCAACCTGGATCTGTCTGGGATGAGTATCTCCATCCGAAACAAAACCAAGGTGAGCCGGCATCACTCGGATACAAATTTTGGGGCCAAGCTGGCCCAGAAAACTAGCCCCAACCAGCCAATCATGCCCATGGTTACTCAGTCTGACTTACGTTCTGTTCGCCTGAGGTCAGTCAGCAAGTCTGAACCGGAAGATGACATTGAGAGCCCTGACTATGCTGAGGAGTCAGGAGCCGAAGTCTTCACCTTGCCAGAGAGAAAGGCAAAACCTCCCATAGCCGAGAAGCCCCCACTGGCCCGAAGGCCTCCAAGCTTGGTCCACAAGCCACCGTCTGTCCCCGAGGAGTACCCACTAACTTCGCCTACCTTGGCTATGACCCCCAAGACCTCAATTCAACATATGAGGCCACTCCCTCAAGATATATACACGGTGGTGCGGAAACCAAAGTCCTCCAGCTTCCCTGAGGGCAGAACCCTGGGGGAGTCAACAGCACCCTCATCTCTTGTTTTCACGCCTTTTTCCAGTTCCTCTGGTGCTTTCTTCTCAGGAACACAGCAACCTCCCCAGGGAAGTACGGAGGATGAGGGCCCCAAGGGGAGAGCCCTACCTGAAAGAATTAGCCTCCAGAGCCAAGAAGaagctgagaaaaagaaaggcaagatTCCACCTCCTGTACCAAAAAAGCCCAGCGTGCTGTACCTGCCTCTCACCTCACCTACAACTCAAATGGAGGCCTACACGGCTGAACCAAGGCTGCCTCTCAGCCCCATCATCACCCTGGAGGAAGATGCCAAGTGTCTCCCAACCAGCGACCACCTGCCATCGACTGGTACAAGGACAACCTCCACGCCACAGGCTGACAGTGAAAGGGAGGCAAGCCCTCTGG GGAGCTCGATGGAACCAAGCACCGAAGAAAAAAGTGTAATCAGTGATAAAACAGCCGAATGGATTGcggaagatgatgatgatgtgttTGTGGCTTCACGAACAACTGAAGATTTATTTACTGTGATCCACAG GTCCAAAAGAAAGCTGCTTGGCTGGAAGGAGCCTGGTGAGGCCTTTGCTGGTGGCAGCAGACCAACCTCCCACTCACCAATAAGGAACACGGCTGAGTCTCCCATCAGTGAGTTGGCTGCCTCTGCAGGGTCAAGTGGCAGTGCCAGCCTAGATGCTGGCAGAAATGATGATTTCAAGGCCTTGCTACAGAAGAAGGGAAGCAAGGCAACTCCAAGGTCCCGCCCCTCAGCAGCAGAACTGCTGAAGACCACTAACCCACTGGCTCGGCGAATTATTGCACAATTTTCAAAAGACTACGAAACCCCTGATAACCCCAGTACCTAA